From Panthera tigris isolate Pti1 chromosome D3, P.tigris_Pti1_mat1.1, whole genome shotgun sequence, one genomic window encodes:
- the LOC102965129 gene encoding zinc finger protein 271, producing MVILQLLPEVVSGPLQPMEIHFNYESQEHRLLSDGETKTKIGEVASEEEITTKIEPLPEESGNPRNDVLQDSECRGFCEFGDTLNEKDQNLFNRRQHNCDECGQSFAWSAGLIRHRRTHWEKPYECDKCGKAFSVSSALVLHQRIHTGEKPYPCTWCIKSFSRSSDLIKHQRVHTGEKPYKCDECGKAFSQSSDLIIHQRIHTGEKPYQCSHCTKSFSQRSDLVKHQRIHTGEKPYTCNQCNKHFSQSSDVIKHQRIHTGEKPYKCDVCGKAFSQSSDLILHQRIHTGEKPYPCNQCSKSFSQNSDLIKHRRIHTGEKPYKCNECGKAFNQSSVLILHQRIHTGEKPYPCNQCSKTFSRLSDLMNHQRIHTGEKPYPCSQCSKMFSRRSDLVKHHRIHTGEKPYECDECGKTFSQSSNLILHQRIHTGEKPYPCSDCPKSFSRRSDLVKHQRIHTGEKPYGCNQCSKSFSQSSDLTKHQRVHSGEKPYHCDHCEKAFSQSSDLILHQRIHTGEKPYPCPQCNKSFSQNSDLIKHQRIHTGEKPYKCLECGKAFSQCSALILHQRIHTGEKPYSCDQCGKSFSRRSDLINHQKIHASEKPYKCDACGKGFSTCTELTEHQGIHTGEKPHRCSQCNRSFSQLSDLIDHEIVHSGEDSLNVMNVGKALEYTPTFLSTRDTTPEKNLRNAIDDYEKGFNPCSTLLLQ from the exons ATGGTAATTCTCCAGTTGCTCCCTGAGGTGGTAAGTGGCCCGTTGCAGCCCATGGAGATCCACTTCAATTATGAATCTCAAGAACACCGCCTTCTGTCAG ATGGTGAGACTAAGACCAAGATTGGAGAGGTGGCTTCAGAGGAGGAAATTACAACAAAAATTGAACCATTGCCTGAAGAGTCTGGCAACCCCAGAAATGATGTTCTCCAGGATTCTGAATGCAGAGGATTCTGTGAATTTGGAGATACATTAAATGAAAAGGATCAAAATCTCTTTAACAGAAGACAACATAACTGTGATGAATGTGGGCAAAGCTTTGCTTGGAGTGCAGGCCTTATTAGGCATCGAAGAACCCATtgggagaaaccctatgaatgtgaTAAGTGTGGAAAGGCCTTTAGTGTGAGCTCAGCTCTGGTTctgcatcagagaattcatactggggaGAAACCCTATCCGTGTACTTGGTGTATTAAAAGTTTCAGTCGGAGCTCAGACCTTATTAAACATCAAAGGGTCCACACTGGTGAAAAACCTTATAAATGtgatgaatgtgggaaagccttcagtcaGAGTTCTGATCTTATTATCCATCAGAGAATCCATACAGGAGAAAAACCCTATCAGTGCAGTCATTGTACTAAAAGCTTTAGCCAGCGCTCAGACCTGGTTAAACATCAGagaatccatactggagagaagcctTACACATGTAACCAGTGTAACAAACATTTTAGTCAGAGTTCTGATGTTATTAAACATCAAagaatccacactggagagaaaccatataAATGTGATGtgtgtggaaaagccttcagtCAGAGCTCAGATCTTATTCTGCATCAGAGAATCCATACTGGGGAGAAACCATATCCATGTAATCAGTGTAGCAAAAGTTTCAGCCAGAACTCAGACCTTATAAAACATCGAAGgatccacactggagagaaaccctataaatgtaATGAGTGCGGTAAAGCTTTTAATCAGAGCTCGGTCCTTATTctgcatcagagaattcacactggggagaaaccctATCCATGTAATCAGTGTAGCAAAACCTTCAGTAGACTTTCAGATCTTATGAATCACCAGCgaattcacacaggagagaaaccttacccATGTAGCCAGTGCAGTAAAATGTTTAGCCGAAGATCAGACCTTGTTAAACATCATAGAATTCATACAGGTGAAAAGCCCTATGAATGTGATGAATGTGGGAAAACCTTTAGTCAGAGCTCAAATCTTATTCTACatcagagaatccacactggagagaaaccctatccATGTAGTGATTGTCCTAAAAGCTTTAGTCGTCGTTCAGACCTTGTTAAACATCAAAGAAtacacactggagagaagccatACGGGTGTAACCAGTGCAGTAAAAGTTTTAGTCAAAGCTCAGACCTCACTAAACATCAGAGAGTGCACTCTGGGGAAAAGCCCTATCATTGTGATCATTGTGAGAAAGCCTTCAGTCAGAGTTCTGACCTTATTcttcatcagagaattcacacggGAGAAAAACCGTACCCATGCCCACAGTGCAACAAAAGTTTCAGCCAGAACTCAGACCTCATCAAACatcagagaatccacactggggagaaaccaTATAAATGTCTTGAATGTGGAAAGGCTTTCAGTCAGTGCTCAGCTCTTATCCTACATCAGAGGATCCACACTGGGGAAAAACCATATTCATGTGATCAGTGTGGCAAAAGCTTTAGTCGGCGCTCTGATCTCATTAACCATCAAAAAATCCACGCTAGTGAAAAGCCATATAAATGCGATGCATGTGGGAAAGGCTTCAGCACATGCACTGAACTTACTGAACACCAGGGAatccacactggggagaaacccCACCGGTGTAGTCAGTGCAACAGAAGTTTTAGCCAGCTCTCTGATCTTATTGATCACGAGATAGTCCATTCTGGGGAAGACAGTCTAAATGTGATGAATGTGGGAAAAGCTTTGGAGTATACACCAACTTTCCTCAGTACCAGAGACACTACACCAGAAAAAAATCTTAGGAATGCTATTGATGATTATGAAAAAGGTTTTAATCCATGCTCAACTCTTTTGCTAcagtaa